The window CGAGTTGGACGAAGGCAAGGTAGTTTCCTGCAAGCCTGTCGTAGCGCGTCGCCACCCGACGGCATTGCTTGATCCTGTTGAAGAACCGTTCGACGTGGTTGCGAGCGCGGTAGAGGTACGGGCTAAAGCAGATCGGAGCGCTCCGATTGCTTTTCGGCGGGATGTTGGCCCACGCTCCCTTCCTCATGGCAAGCTCCCTGATCCTGTCGGCGTCATAGCCCCGGTCGGCAAGCAGCATTGACCCGGGCTTCAGGCGAGAGAGCAGTCTTCCGGCAAGTCGTACGTCGTGCGCCTCGCCGGGGCTCAACGCCAGTCGCACCGGCAGACCATTGCTATCGACCACCGCGTGGATTTTGCTCGTCAAACCGCCGCGTGACCTTCCCATCGATTGGCGCTGGTTCCTTGTGATACAGGCCCCATGTTGATGTACGCGGACGATAGACGTGTCGATCATCTGGACACTGGCATCATGGGCAGCGGCAAGTGCGTCTATGATGCGGCCCCAGACACCAGCTCGCCGCCACCGGTCGAACCGGTTGTAGCAAGTGGTGTATGGGCAAAACGCCGCCGGCAGATCACGCCAGGGTGCTCCTGATCGGAGGACCCAGAAGATGCCATTGAGGACGCGTCGGTCGTTCACCCGAGGAACGCCACGCGGCTTGTTCGGCAGCATCGGTCTTATGGCAGCCCATTCATAGTCGGCCAGTTCGTAGCGCATGATCGAGCCCCGAGTTTGGGAGTTTGAATCATGGGACACCGGCCAAACGCAATGCTTCTGGCTCGGACCCGGTTCGGCGCTTACGGGCAGAAGCGGACATCAACCTGCCGACAATCCCTGATAAATCCGTCGAAATTGACCCAACTGCGACATTGGTTCCTGAAGCGCATCTTCGATACCCTCATTCGTCCAGCGATGCTGCGGTTCCGAGGGCAGGCCCAATGAGGCGGCGCGAGCTTATCGAAGTTGTTGCCGGATTGGCGGTAACATGGCCGCTCGGAGCACGTGATCGGCGGCAGGAGTCCCGATTGAACGGGGTTCCGAGTAGCCGCTCGGCCGAGGACTTCGCCAAGCTCATTGCAGCATTCTAAGACGGCCTCGCATAGGCGGATTGATCGACGGTGCGAGAGCTTGCTAAGGCCGATGATGTCATCGAATAGCACGCCCCACTCGTTGCGGCGTGTTTGTCCGCCTCTGGCGCATCGCCGCAGCCGGCTTCCAAGTCTCAACAAAGCCGCGACTCGGTCAGATTAAATCGGCCAGCGCGGAGAACCGCGATGGGACGGAATCCACTCTCGGTCAGGAGCCGATAATATTCCCTTTCGGTCCGTTCCCGTCCACCTGGACCGCGCAGCATGTTTAAATCGCTCATCGCGCACGACCTGCCCGCGTCATCGGTACCGGGCAATTCCGGCATCGCACGTTCGACTAATAGCAGTCTGCCTTTTTGGGGAAGCGCTTTGCGGCAGTTTCCCAAAATGATGCGGCTGCGTTCATCATCCCAGTCGTGAATAATGCTTTTCAAGATGATCGCATCGGCCACTGCAGGCACCGCGTGAAAGAAATCGCCTGCAACAAAGTCGACGCGGTCGGAGATTCCGAGGTGCCCGAAGTGCTGGTTGGCGGCGTCGGCGCACCTCGGCAGATCGAAAACCGTTCCTTTGATATTCGAGTATTCTCTCGCCACAGCGCCCATGAGTTCCCCGGAGCCGCCTCCGACATCCATCAAGTGGGAGATCGTGCCAAAGTCGTAGGCCTGCAGCAGATCGTGCGTGACCAGCCGTGTCAGGTCTGTCATCGCTTCATTGAATATCCGCGTATGCTCTGGCGTGCGCGCCATCAAATCGAAATTGTCGTCGACGTCCTGGAGTTGGGCAGCCGTCTTCCCCGACATGATCGAATCCAGAAGACCATCCCACCTCCTGCCTTCAAAGATGACCCAGTTCTTGAACGATCGTTCAGCAGCACCGTCGAGCCCGGCCCCCAGTTCGTTTAGCAAGTAGCGGCCTTCGCCGACGCGAGAGCAAATGCCGACGGTCGAGAGAGCGACGAGCAAGCGGGCCAGTGCGTCCCGGTCCGCGCGGGTTCGACTCGCGAGTTCTTCGACCGTTCGCGGTCCGTCGCGCAGCAATTCGGCAAGGCCCAACCTGGCAGCGACATAGATCACAGCCGTCACACGGTGCGATTGAACAAGGTCCAACAACTGTTCGGGGGGATTGGTGGTCATGTGCCGCCCTAGTCTTCGATCGGGAATCCTGACGCCCTGACGATCGGTCCCCAGCGTTCGAACTCGGCGCGCTGGATATGTTTAAGTTCGTCCGATGTCGTTCCTGTTGGCTCGCACCCCATGGCATGAATCTTTGCGCGCATTTCGGGATCGCTCCCGATTGCAATGATCTCCTTTCCCAGGCGCTCAACGAACTGACGCGTGGAATGGGCAGGCGCATAGAATGCGAACCACCCGGCCGCGTCGATATCGATCCCGCTCTCCTTCAGAGTTGCGGTCTGGAGCAGGAAGGAAGATCGCGCAGCGGCTGCGGTGGCGATGATGCGTATGCCACCGCCCCCATGTTGCTCCAGGAGTTCGGAAAGAAACGCCATATACATCGGGACCCGGCCGGCCAGCACATCCGGGAGGGCAGCAGGCGTACCCCTATAGGGCGTGTGGCGCAGGTTTAGGCCTGTGATCCGGCCAAACTCGCCGCAGATGAAATGAGGTGCTGTACCTGCTCCCGGCGAGCCGTACACGGCCTGTTCGGGATTGGCCTGCATCCAGTCGATGAGTTCGTGCACCGAATAGATGGGCAGCTTCCCGCTGACCGCCAGAGCCAGATCGACCGTCATCACCTGTGAAAGTGGCACAAAGTCGCGCTCTGCATCATATCCCAGGCTCCTGAAGAGATGCGGCTGAAGTGTGAATTGTGAAGCGGAGGCAAACAGCACTGCCTCCTCTCCCGGTGCGGCATTCTTGACCGCCTGAGCGCCGATGCGCCCGCCAGCGCCAGCAAGGTTCTCCACAATCGCCACCTTGCCGAGCCTGGTATGAAGCTGCTCGGCAAACAGCCGGGCGATCGAATCTCCCGACCCACCAGGCGCGAATGGAAACACGATCTTCAGCGGCTGGTCGGCCGCAATAACGGGTAGCGGAAGAGCCAGAGCCGAAAACCCGGCCAGTATGGCGCGACGCGAGTAAAGCTGCATGGCGTTCTCCATGTGCTTGGGACAGCAATGCGATGATCCGGCCGGCTTTCCATCTCGCTATTCTGAAGCAACAACGCTATAACCCGAAATTGCATTTTCCTATCGGGCTATAACGTGAGGTGAATACCCATGCAGTGGCACGACCGCATCGGCCGACGCCTACGCCTCAAGGATCTGCACACGCTGCAGACCGTCGCAGAGGTCGGCAGCATGGCCAAGGCGTCTCGCCGTCTCGGGTTGTCGCAGCCGGCGATCTCCAAAGCTATCACCGATATGGAGCATGCCGTCGGAGCTGCGCTGCTGGATCGCACTTCGCGCGGAGTTGAACTCACTGAGTGCGGTCGCCTTCTTGTCGATCGCACGCGCGTCGTTTTCGACGAAATAAAGCTAGGTGTTACCGACATTGTGCAAAGGTCAGATCCAGCGCAAGGGCTCGTTGCGATCGGTACAACCGAGCCGGTCACCGCCATCGTTACAGAAATTATCGGACATCTCGTCCGCAGATATCCAGGTATCAGGTATCATATCACGATAGGTGATCGGGATGCGCTGGAGCATGCTCTGCGCCAGAGAATGCTTGATC of the Bradyrhizobium quebecense genome contains:
- a CDS encoding IS5 family transposase, whose product is MRYELADYEWAAIRPMLPNKPRGVPRVNDRRVLNGIFWVLRSGAPWRDLPAAFCPYTTCYNRFDRWRRAGVWGRIIDALAAAHDASVQMIDTSIVRVHQHGACITRNQRQSMGRSRGGLTSKIHAVVDSNGLPVRLALSPGEAHDVRLAGRLLSRLKPGSMLLADRGYDADRIRELAMRKGAWANIPPKSNRSAPICFSPYLYRARNHVERFFNRIKQCRRVATRYDRLAGNYLAFVQLASIRLWLAARYESAP
- a CDS encoding methyltransferase, producing MTTNPPEQLLDLVQSHRVTAVIYVAARLGLAELLRDGPRTVEELASRTRADRDALARLLVALSTVGICSRVGEGRYLLNELGAGLDGAAERSFKNWVIFEGRRWDGLLDSIMSGKTAAQLQDVDDNFDLMARTPEHTRIFNEAMTDLTRLVTHDLLQAYDFGTISHLMDVGGGSGELMGAVAREYSNIKGTVFDLPRCADAANQHFGHLGISDRVDFVAGDFFHAVPAVADAIILKSIIHDWDDERSRIILGNCRKALPQKGRLLLVERAMPELPGTDDAGRSCAMSDLNMLRGPGGRERTEREYYRLLTESGFRPIAVLRAGRFNLTESRLC
- a CDS encoding tripartite tricarboxylate transporter substrate-binding protein, with translation MQLYSRRAILAGFSALALPLPVIAADQPLKIVFPFAPGGSGDSIARLFAEQLHTRLGKVAIVENLAGAGGRIGAQAVKNAAPGEEAVLFASASQFTLQPHLFRSLGYDAERDFVPLSQVMTVDLALAVSGKLPIYSVHELIDWMQANPEQAVYGSPGAGTAPHFICGEFGRITGLNLRHTPYRGTPAALPDVLAGRVPMYMAFLSELLEQHGGGGIRIIATAAAARSSFLLQTATLKESGIDIDAAGWFAFYAPAHSTRQFVERLGKEIIAIGSDPEMRAKIHAMGCEPTGTTSDELKHIQRAEFERWGPIVRASGFPIED